Proteins from a genomic interval of Vreelandella profundi:
- a CDS encoding electron transfer flavoprotein subunit beta/FixA family protein has translation MKVLVAVKRVIDYNVKIRVKADHSDVDLTNVKMAMNPFCEIAVEEAVRLKEKGVATEVIAVSVGPKAAQEQLRTALALGADRAIHIETNERVESLAVAKLLAKVVDEEQPGLVILGKQAIDTDNNQTGQMLAALTGFPQGTFASEVAVDGDSVNVTREIDGGLQTIALTLPAIVTTDLRLNEPRYAKLPDIMKAKKKPLDVKTPADYGVEVASKVSLLKVESPAERKGGVKVASVDELVDKLKNEAKVL, from the coding sequence ATGAAAGTACTCGTCGCGGTTAAACGCGTCATCGACTACAACGTCAAAATTCGCGTTAAAGCGGACCACTCGGACGTTGATCTGACGAACGTTAAAATGGCCATGAACCCCTTCTGCGAAATTGCCGTGGAAGAAGCGGTGCGCCTGAAAGAGAAGGGCGTGGCCACGGAAGTCATCGCCGTCTCTGTTGGCCCTAAAGCTGCCCAAGAGCAGCTGCGTACCGCGCTGGCGCTGGGCGCCGATCGCGCTATTCATATTGAAACTAACGAGCGCGTGGAATCCCTGGCGGTGGCCAAGCTGCTGGCCAAGGTCGTCGATGAAGAACAGCCCGGCCTGGTGATTCTCGGCAAGCAGGCGATTGACACCGACAATAACCAAACTGGCCAAATGCTCGCCGCGCTGACCGGCTTTCCCCAAGGCACCTTCGCCTCTGAAGTGGCGGTCGACGGCGACAGCGTTAACGTCACCCGCGAAATCGACGGCGGTCTGCAAACTATCGCCCTGACGTTACCTGCCATCGTCACCACCGACCTGCGTCTCAACGAGCCCCGCTACGCCAAGCTGCCCGATATCATGAAGGCCAAGAAAAAGCCGCTGGATGTTAAAACCCCCGCCGACTACGGCGTTGAGGTGGCCTCCAAGGTCAGCCTGCTCAAAGTAGAGTCGCCCGCTGAGCGCAAAGGCGGCGTCAAAGTTGCCTCGGTAGACGAGCTGGTCGACAAACTAAAAAACGAAGCCAAAGTGCTTTAA
- a CDS encoding electron transfer flavoprotein subunit alpha/FixB family protein produces MSILVLADLHEGQLAGATAHVVAAAKAIGGDIDVLVAGEGVQAAADSAAKLDGVSKVRVADNAVYAHQLAEPMSALLVELAGDYTHVLASASTTGKNVLPRLAALKDVSQLSDIIAVESADTFKRPIYAGNAIATVKSDDALKVMTVRTTGFDAVGEGNNAPVEAVDIVVENSQSRFVKEELAASDRPELGGAKVVISGGRGMGNGENFKLLDGIADKLGAAIGASRAAVDAGFVPNDMQVGQTGKIVAPDLYIAVGISGAIQHLAGMKDSKVIVAINKDDEAPIFQVADYGLVGDLFEILPELESKL; encoded by the coding sequence ATGAGCATTCTGGTACTTGCTGATCTTCACGAAGGCCAACTGGCCGGGGCCACCGCTCACGTTGTAGCGGCTGCTAAAGCCATTGGTGGTGATATTGATGTTCTGGTTGCCGGCGAAGGCGTTCAAGCCGCCGCTGACTCTGCCGCTAAGCTGGATGGCGTGAGCAAAGTGCGCGTAGCCGACAATGCCGTTTACGCCCATCAGCTAGCCGAGCCCATGAGCGCGCTGCTGGTTGAACTGGCCGGTGATTACACTCATGTCCTCGCCAGCGCCTCCACCACCGGTAAAAACGTGCTGCCACGCCTAGCCGCGTTAAAAGACGTCAGCCAGCTTTCTGACATTATCGCCGTCGAAAGCGCTGATACCTTCAAGCGCCCGATTTATGCCGGTAACGCCATTGCCACGGTAAAAAGCGACGATGCGCTTAAAGTGATGACCGTGCGTACCACCGGCTTTGATGCGGTGGGCGAAGGTAACAACGCCCCGGTAGAAGCGGTCGACATTGTTGTGGAAAACAGCCAGTCCCGCTTTGTCAAAGAAGAGCTGGCGGCGTCCGACCGCCCCGAGCTAGGCGGCGCCAAGGTCGTGATCTCTGGCGGCCGTGGTATGGGCAACGGCGAGAACTTCAAGCTGCTCGACGGCATTGCCGACAAGCTAGGTGCTGCCATTGGTGCGTCTCGCGCCGCGGTTGACGCAGGCTTTGTGCCTAACGACATGCAGGTCGGTCAAACGGGCAAGATTGTCGCCCCGGATTTGTACATTGCGGTGGGTATTTCTGGCGCTATTCAGCACTTGGCGGGCATGAAAGACTCTAAGGTGATCGTCGCGATCAACAAAGACGACGAAGCGCCGATCTTCCAAGTGGCCGATTACGGCCTGGTCGGTGATCTGTTTGAGATTCTGCCTGAGCTTGAGAGTAAGCTGTAG
- a CDS encoding superoxide dismutase, with product MAHTLPELPYAYDALEPNIDAMTMEIHHSRHHQTYITNLNAALEGTGLEDVPVEELVANLDRVPEAKRQAVINNGGGHANHSMFWQMLSTNAGGKPQGDVAKAIDAELGGLEAFQEEFKKAAVGRFGSGWAWLSLTPEKKLVVENTLNQDSPLMHGNTPLLGLDVWEHAYYLKYQNKRPDYIAAFFNVVNWEDVERRYQAAIS from the coding sequence ATGGCACATACATTACCCGAATTGCCGTACGCATATGACGCTCTCGAACCAAACATCGATGCGATGACGATGGAAATTCACCACTCTCGTCACCATCAAACCTACATCACCAACCTGAATGCCGCGCTAGAAGGTACAGGTCTTGAAGATGTTCCTGTTGAAGAGCTGGTTGCCAATCTGGATCGTGTTCCAGAAGCCAAGCGCCAAGCAGTTATCAACAATGGCGGCGGTCATGCCAACCACTCTATGTTTTGGCAGATGCTGTCGACCAACGCTGGTGGTAAACCGCAGGGCGATGTTGCTAAAGCAATCGACGCTGAACTGGGTGGCTTAGAAGCTTTCCAGGAAGAGTTCAAGAAAGCGGCGGTGGGTCGTTTTGGCAGCGGCTGGGCGTGGCTGTCTTTGACGCCTGAGAAGAAGCTGGTAGTGGAAAACACGTTGAACCAGGATAGCCCGCTGATGCACGGCAACACGCCGCTGCTTGGTCTGGATGTTTGGGAACACGCCTACTACCTGAAATACCAAAACAAGCGTCCTGACTACATTGCCGCGTTTTTTAACGTTGTTAATTGGGAAGACGTTGAACGTCGCTATCAAGCAGCGATTAGCTGA
- the nrdH gene encoding glutaredoxin-like protein NrdH — translation MEIQIYSKPACVQCTATYRALDKQGLEYKVIDITAESGAQEEVEALGYRQLPVVVVGEDHWSGFRPDRIQALA, via the coding sequence ATGGAAATTCAGATTTATAGCAAGCCTGCGTGTGTACAATGTACGGCTACTTATCGCGCGCTTGATAAGCAGGGTCTTGAGTATAAGGTTATCGATATTACCGCGGAGTCTGGTGCGCAAGAAGAAGTCGAAGCGCTAGGCTATCGCCAGCTTCCTGTCGTCGTTGTCGGTGAAGATCACTGGTCGGGTTTTCGTCCTGATCGTATTCAAGCACTGGCCTAG
- the nrdI gene encoding class Ib ribonucleoside-diphosphate reductase assembly flavoprotein NrdI, translating into MLANCSETSVAGTLVYFSTKSGNTHRFVEKLGFAATRLPLNRDEPAVRVDQPFILITPTYGGGGAQGAVPKQVIHFLNDIHNRHLLRGVIAAGNTNFGDAYGLAGRIIAKKCSVPLLYRFELLGTDDDVANVRKGVVEFWKRQA; encoded by the coding sequence ATGCTGGCAAATTGCTCAGAAACATCGGTAGCCGGCACGTTGGTTTATTTCTCTACCAAGTCAGGTAATACCCATCGTTTTGTAGAAAAGCTTGGTTTCGCCGCAACGCGGCTGCCGCTGAATAGAGATGAGCCTGCTGTACGCGTCGACCAGCCCTTTATTTTAATTACGCCTACCTATGGTGGTGGCGGGGCGCAAGGCGCGGTGCCAAAGCAGGTCATTCATTTTCTCAACGATATACATAACCGTCACCTCCTGCGGGGGGTAATTGCAGCGGGAAATACTAATTTTGGCGATGCGTATGGTCTAGCTGGCCGTATCATTGCGAAGAAGTGTAGCGTCCCACTGCTGTATCGGTTCGAACTTTTAGGCACCGACGATGACGTCGCCAATGTCCGCAAAGGAGTAGTAGAGTTTTGGAAACGACAAGCGTAG